A section of the Streptomyces xinghaiensis S187 genome encodes:
- a CDS encoding spermidine synthase, with product MYSASPLLLSTSATLLAGDRVFVGNQPDDFAVGPLAGPADTVCVLGLGYGGSLRPLLAASPGSRVTAVDLDPDMVTVTRALFRQHFPGTDFRTVVADASAFLDGSERYDLVVIDIYAGESYPDFLLTEPFWRRVRGAVAPGGTALLNAWGLPEHLRPLAPPSPQHVLAGLLAPLWPHAAYLSCRRNMTVVLRDTREDVPAGTVRGAEAGRGARLSPTDEAVLALQRLRLARAADFRVAADPPEDDDAGGSVPRTPEQLDAEMARRWPEMLAEVRAHAEAAGADASAVGTREFYLRREVAVPTTLELARRGHPAAALLPTVAAALTFGGDTSLGWYGDWIAEEAESLAVEHPDWLTRTALPQALAMAANPLVPEWPWTNRLLKRTSAVTAAS from the coding sequence ATGTACAGCGCGTCCCCCCTGCTGCTGAGCACCTCGGCCACCCTGCTCGCCGGCGACCGGGTCTTCGTGGGGAACCAGCCCGACGACTTCGCGGTCGGCCCGCTGGCCGGCCCGGCGGACACGGTCTGTGTGCTGGGCCTGGGGTACGGCGGATCGCTGCGTCCCCTGCTCGCGGCGTCACCCGGGAGCCGCGTCACCGCCGTGGACCTCGACCCGGACATGGTGACGGTGACGCGCGCGCTCTTCCGGCAGCACTTCCCCGGGACGGACTTCCGCACCGTGGTGGCCGACGCGTCCGCCTTCCTCGACGGCAGCGAGCGCTACGACCTCGTCGTGATCGACATCTACGCCGGCGAGTCGTACCCGGACTTCCTGCTCACCGAGCCCTTCTGGCGCCGGGTGCGCGGCGCCGTCGCGCCGGGCGGCACGGCGCTGCTGAACGCCTGGGGACTGCCCGAACACCTGCGGCCCCTCGCCCCGCCGTCCCCCCAGCACGTGCTCGCCGGCCTGCTGGCCCCCCTCTGGCCGCACGCCGCCTACCTCTCCTGCCGCCGCAACATGACGGTCGTCCTCCGGGACACCCGGGAGGACGTCCCCGCCGGAACGGTCCGCGGCGCGGAGGCGGGCCGCGGCGCCCGGCTCTCCCCCACGGACGAGGCCGTGCTGGCGCTGCAACGGCTGCGGCTGGCCCGCGCGGCGGACTTCCGCGTGGCCGCGGACCCGCCCGAGGACGACGACGCCGGCGGGTCGGTCCCCCGCACCCCGGAGCAGCTGGACGCCGAAATGGCCCGGCGCTGGCCGGAGATGCTCGCCGAGGTCCGGGCCCACGCCGAGGCCGCCGGTGCCGACGCCTCCGCCGTGGGGACCCGGGAGTTCTACCTGCGCCGGGAGGTGGCGGTCCCGACGACCCTGGAGCTCGCCCGGCGCGGACACCCCGCCGCGGCCCTGCTGCCCACCGTCGCGGCCGCGCTCACGTTCGGCGGGGACACCTCGCTCGGGTGGTACGGCGACTGGATCGCCGAGGAGGCGGAGTCGCTGGCCGTGGAGCATCCGGACTGGCTGACCAGGACCGCTCTCCCCCAGGCCCTCGCCATGGCCGCCAACCCGCTGGTGCCCGAGTGGCCCTGGACGAACCGCCTGCTGAAGCGGACGAGTGCCGTGACGGCCGCCTCATGA
- a CDS encoding FeoA family protein: MTLYEWRTSEPVRLRRIAADRELRLRLLELGFVPGTELRVLARGLAGGLVVAHGDTRTALDNRTAAALVVHGAPR; this comes from the coding sequence GTGACCTTGTACGAATGGCGGACCTCCGAGCCCGTCCGGCTGCGCCGGATCGCGGCCGACCGCGAGCTGCGGCTGCGCCTGCTCGAACTGGGCTTCGTCCCCGGGACCGAGCTGCGCGTACTCGCCCGGGGCCTCGCGGGCGGGCTCGTGGTCGCGCACGGTGACACCCGGACCGCGCTCGACAACCGCACGGCCGCGGCACTCGTCGTCCACGGAGCGCCGCGGTGA
- the feoB gene encoding ferrous iron transport protein B, whose amino-acid sequence MKPCCEAHGAAAAPGATAVRDGAPLRVVLVGNPNTGKSTLFNALTGARQKVGNWPGKTVEVASGTWRPAVRGSGGAGGAGAHLMSVTDLPGTYSLVPASPDEELTQDLLVSADPAERPDVVVAVLDAANLARNLYLCAQLKDTGVPLVVALTMTDIAGQRGLRIDDAALAAGIGAPVVRVSAREGRGLPELAAAVERVHRHGEVPPPAGLGEPVESAVRDLLRALARQAPGERRPARWIALRLLSGARVPGVPEEVPALAARLGERLAAGARSAAEGRTAEEGTGQEGTGEDGTRGGAGTYDETYDETYDETYDEDWDVQTLLAEGRYAWVHRLMAAAVHRGGDAGTARAPRSDRVDRVLTSRLFGLPVFLASMWAVFQATTTLAAPLQTGLSDFFAGPVATFAARLTGDPDGNPLAGLVVHGIVPGVGQLLSFAPLIVIMFVLLGLLEDSGYMARAAFLVDRLMRTIGLPGKAFLPIIVGFGCNVPALSAARILGDRRQRLLLGMVLPLVTCSARLTVYILIAGVFFGSSAGTVVFFLYVLSVLLVVGAGLLLRPLLFRGARADALVLELPPYRLPLPRVVAAQAWQKLAAFLKTAGGVIVATVAAVWLLSSIPLGAAQDGAGADGGFGRVAVEDSAFGGVSRAVAPVFAPAGFGDWHASAALIPGFVAKEAVVSTMAQTYGTEEPADGREPGTLGEELRRTFDHSSGGHGAAAALAFMVFLLAYTPCVATVAAQSSVIGRRLTLWSMVTMMAMAWLLAVAVFQVGRLIT is encoded by the coding sequence GTGAAGCCCTGCTGTGAGGCCCACGGCGCGGCCGCGGCCCCCGGCGCGACGGCGGTCCGCGACGGCGCGCCCCTCCGCGTCGTCCTCGTCGGCAACCCGAACACGGGGAAGTCGACCCTGTTCAACGCCCTCACCGGCGCCCGCCAGAAGGTCGGCAACTGGCCGGGCAAGACGGTCGAGGTCGCCTCCGGCACCTGGCGGCCCGCCGTCCGGGGAAGCGGGGGAGCCGGGGGAGCCGGGGCACACCTCATGTCGGTCACCGACCTGCCCGGCACGTACAGCCTCGTCCCCGCCTCGCCGGACGAGGAGCTGACCCAGGACCTTCTCGTCTCCGCGGACCCGGCCGAGCGGCCCGATGTGGTGGTGGCGGTCCTCGACGCGGCCAACCTGGCCCGGAACCTCTACCTCTGCGCCCAGCTCAAGGACACCGGCGTGCCGCTCGTCGTGGCGCTCACCATGACCGACATCGCCGGGCAGCGGGGCCTGCGGATCGACGACGCCGCCCTCGCGGCCGGGATCGGCGCCCCGGTGGTACGGGTGTCCGCCCGGGAGGGACGCGGCCTGCCGGAACTCGCGGCCGCGGTCGAACGGGTGCACCGGCACGGGGAGGTGCCGCCCCCGGCCGGCCTCGGCGAGCCGGTCGAGTCGGCCGTACGGGACCTGCTCCGGGCCCTGGCGCGGCAGGCTCCCGGCGAACGCCGCCCCGCGCGCTGGATCGCGCTGCGGCTGCTCAGCGGCGCGCGGGTGCCCGGCGTTCCGGAAGAGGTGCCGGCACTGGCGGCGCGGCTGGGGGAGCGGCTGGCCGCCGGGGCCCGGTCCGCGGCGGAGGGCCGCACGGCAGAGGAGGGCACCGGCCAGGAGGGCACCGGGGAGGACGGCACCCGCGGCGGCGCGGGCACGTACGACGAGACGTACGACGAGACGTACGACGAGACGTACGACGAGGACTGGGACGTGCAGACCCTCCTCGCCGAGGGCCGCTACGCATGGGTGCACCGGCTCATGGCGGCCGCCGTGCACCGCGGCGGGGACGCCGGCACCGCCCGCGCCCCGCGCAGCGACCGCGTCGACCGGGTGCTCACCTCCCGCCTCTTCGGCCTGCCGGTCTTCCTGGCCTCGATGTGGGCCGTCTTCCAGGCCACCACCACCCTCGCGGCCCCGCTGCAGACCGGGCTGTCCGACTTCTTCGCCGGGCCCGTCGCCACCTTCGCGGCACGGCTCACCGGGGACCCGGACGGCAATCCGCTCGCGGGGCTCGTCGTCCACGGGATCGTTCCGGGCGTCGGGCAACTGCTGTCCTTCGCACCGCTGATCGTCATCATGTTCGTCCTCCTCGGCCTGCTGGAGGACTCCGGGTACATGGCGCGCGCCGCGTTCCTCGTCGACCGACTGATGCGGACGATCGGACTGCCCGGCAAGGCGTTTCTGCCGATCATCGTCGGCTTCGGCTGCAACGTTCCCGCGCTCTCGGCCGCCCGCATCCTCGGCGACCGGCGGCAGCGGCTGCTGCTCGGCATGGTGCTGCCCCTCGTCACCTGCAGCGCGCGGCTGACGGTCTACATCCTGATCGCCGGCGTCTTCTTCGGCAGCAGCGCCGGGACCGTGGTGTTCTTCCTGTACGTGCTGTCGGTGCTGCTGGTGGTCGGCGCCGGACTGCTGCTGCGCCCCCTGCTGTTCAGGGGAGCGCGCGCCGACGCCCTCGTCCTCGAACTGCCGCCCTACCGCCTGCCCCTGCCGCGGGTGGTCGCGGCCCAGGCCTGGCAGAAGCTCGCCGCCTTCCTGAAGACCGCGGGAGGCGTCATCGTCGCCACGGTCGCCGCCGTGTGGCTGCTCTCCTCCATCCCGCTGGGTGCCGCGCAGGACGGAGCGGGCGCGGACGGGGGCTTCGGCCGGGTCGCCGTCGAGGACAGCGCCTTCGGCGGGGTCTCGCGGGCCGTCGCCCCGGTGTTCGCCCCGGCGGGCTTCGGCGACTGGCACGCCTCCGCGGCCCTGATCCCCGGCTTCGTGGCCAAGGAGGCCGTGGTCTCGACGATGGCGCAGACCTACGGCACGGAGGAGCCGGCCGACGGCCGGGAACCCGGGACGCTCGGCGAGGAACTGCGGCGCACCTTCGACCACTCCTCCGGCGGCCACGGCGCCGCCGCCGCCCTCGCCTTCATGGTCTTCCTGCTGGCCTACACACCGTGCGTGGCGACGGTCGCCGCGCAGAGTTCGGTGATCGGCCGCCGTCTGACGCTCTGGAGCATGGTGACGATGATGGCGATGGCGTGGCTGCTGGCGGTGGCCGTCTTCCAGGTGGGAAGGCTCATCACATGA
- a CDS encoding FeoC-like transcriptional regulator: MSPLRRVLTAVTEGRARTLDDVAREAGVSRDEASAMLDYWVSRGRLTREEITPGCPPRGCGGCPMASGCTTRTPGSAPALITIGVRPRRS, encoded by the coding sequence ATGAGCCCGCTGCGCCGGGTGCTCACGGCGGTGACGGAGGGCCGCGCCCGCACCCTGGACGACGTGGCCCGGGAGGCCGGGGTGTCCCGGGACGAGGCCTCGGCGATGCTCGACTACTGGGTGTCCCGGGGACGGCTGACCCGCGAGGAGATCACCCCCGGCTGCCCGCCCCGGGGCTGCGGCGGCTGCCCGATGGCGTCCGGCTGCACCACGAGGACCCCCGGCAGCGCCCCGGCCCTCATCACCATCGGCGTCCGCCCGCGGCGCTCCTGA
- a CDS encoding NUDIX hydrolase, whose amino-acid sequence MDERDERDERVERVDEQDRVIGVVGRRDAIRNRWLYRMSMVLCRDPEGRYLVHRRPGNSSRFPGEYSWLIAGAVGVGEAYEDAAARELHEELGVRAPVRPVFRFLCDGQLSPYWFAVHEAVVEPERIAPDPAEIAGHTWLSGAALNRALEEWPFVSDSLDAAARYRELVPGAFA is encoded by the coding sequence ATGGACGAACGAGACGAACGAGACGAACGAGTCGAACGAGTCGACGAACAGGACCGGGTCATCGGTGTGGTGGGGAGGAGGGACGCGATCCGCAACCGGTGGCTCTACCGCATGTCGATGGTGCTGTGCCGGGACCCGGAGGGCCGCTACCTGGTGCACCGGCGCCCCGGGAACAGCTCCCGGTTCCCCGGTGAGTACAGCTGGCTGATAGCCGGGGCGGTGGGCGTGGGGGAGGCGTACGAGGACGCGGCCGCCCGGGAACTGCACGAGGAACTGGGGGTCCGCGCGCCGGTGCGGCCGGTGTTCCGGTTCCTGTGCGACGGGCAGTTGTCGCCGTACTGGTTCGCGGTGCACGAGGCGGTCGTCGAACCGGAGCGGATCGCCCCCGATCCGGCCGAGATAGCCGGTCACACCTGGCTGTCCGGGGCGGCCCTGAACCGTGCGCTGGAGGAGTGGCCCTTCGTCTCCGACAGCCTCGACGCGGCGGCCCGCTACCGCGAGCTGGTGCCGGGGGCGTTCGCCTGA
- a CDS encoding FadR/GntR family transcriptional regulator, whose product MEALPRQTIVDVLEDRLREDILAGRHPVGDYLPPERELAHGYGVTRTTLKHAFGRLVQAGLLETRHGVGTRVRDYARLGGADLLPMLVRHSSGWIGEVFEVRRAVGALIAERAAVRATAAQRDGLRALLAAVAAAEGADAVQLADVEVHRALARATGNRVYVLLTNTLFQAYLPIRSALAAPFGDPAAAHGRLAPVVEAVVAGDGGAAHAAAGEYLAATERIMLAGEDS is encoded by the coding sequence GTGGAGGCGCTGCCTCGTCAGACCATCGTCGACGTACTGGAGGACCGGCTGCGCGAGGACATCCTCGCCGGCCGTCACCCGGTGGGCGACTACCTGCCGCCCGAGCGCGAACTGGCGCACGGCTACGGTGTCACCCGCACCACCCTCAAGCACGCCTTCGGCCGGCTGGTCCAGGCCGGGCTCCTGGAGACCCGGCACGGCGTGGGCACCCGTGTCCGCGACTACGCCCGCCTGGGCGGGGCGGACCTGCTGCCGATGCTCGTGCGGCACAGCTCCGGCTGGATCGGCGAGGTCTTCGAAGTACGGCGCGCCGTCGGCGCGTTGATCGCCGAACGCGCCGCCGTCCGGGCCACCGCGGCCCAGCGGGACGGGCTCCGTGCCCTGCTGGCGGCGGTGGCCGCGGCCGAGGGAGCGGACGCCGTGCAGCTCGCCGACGTCGAAGTGCACCGGGCCCTGGCCAGGGCGACCGGCAACCGCGTCTACGTCCTCCTCACCAACACCCTCTTCCAGGCCTACCTGCCCATCCGCTCCGCGCTGGCCGCGCCCTTCGGGGACCCGGCGGCCGCCCACGGCCGGCTGGCCCCGGTCGTCGAAGCGGTCGTGGCCGGCGACGGCGGGGCCGCCCACGCGGCGGCCGGTGAGTACCTCGCCGCCACCGAACGGATCATGCTGGCGGGAGAGGACTCATGA